In Sandaracinaceae bacterium, the genomic window TTCGCCGCGAGCGCCGCGAGGCCCTCTTCGGGCAGCAGCGGGAAGATCTCGGCCGCTGGGTGAGTGCCGCAGATCCGCCTCACGCTCCACGCTCCCGCAGGGCTCGCAACGTCGCGTCCCGCATGCGGTCGCGCCACGGGTCGAGCGCGCACCGCAGGCAAGGCTGATCGGTGTGCTTGAGGCCCGCGCGGTCGAGCCGCTCATTGTCGAGCAGGCCTCGGAAATGGCAGTAGCCGGCCACCGCGGCCCAGAACACGGCGCGCGCCCGCCTCACGCGAGACCCCCAGACTGAACACATGCGCCGGTTTGCAGCCGCGCATGCGTGGTTACCGTGCTGAGACCGGCAAGGCGCGCGGCGGGGGTCCACCCGGCTCGCACGCTGCGGTACCCTTCCCGACGAACCCCGTGGGGAGGAAGGTCCAGATGCGACAGCGAACCATGCTCCTGGCAGCCCTTGCTCTGACCGCGTGCGACGCGGGGCCGAGCCTCGACGACGCTGGTGACGTGCGCGTGGACGGTGGGCGCGAGGTCCGAGACGCCACGGTTCGCGACGCCGGGGGCGACGGCGGGGTGCTCGACGCGTTCGTCCCGATCGACGCTGGACGCGACTCGGGCGCCGACTCGGGGCGGGATGCTGGCCGGCGCGACTCGGGAGCCGACGCCGGTTGCACGGGCGCGTGCTGCGACGACCTGGTGGGCGGGTCCGACTGCCCCTCCGGGTACACCTGCCGCTACCAGTTCGACGGCGGAAGTCGCACAGGCCGAGCTTGCGAGACGACTGGTATCCATCGCGAGGGCGCCGCTTGCGAGATCAACGGGACCGGCGATACGTGCATGGTCGGCCACTACTGCGACGGGATCAGCTGTTGGCGCTACTGCGTAGACGACACGGACTGCCCGGACTCGGCCGGTAGCCCACGGCGCTGTAGTGGGCAGCGGTGCGTCGCAGACCTGGGATAGGCAGCGCGACACGTCACGCCACCGCCTCGTCCGCCGCCAGGTCGCCGGGGCCGGTCCCTTTCCCGGCCAAGAGCCAGTCCAGCGTGACTGAAGTGGCGGCAGCCCAGCGCTTGCACACATCAACGCCTGGCGTTTGGTCCCCCCTCTCGTAGCGATAGACCGAGTTCGGGGTCACCTGCAGGACCCGCGCGAACTCGCTCGCGTTGTCGTGTCCAGCGCTGGTGCGCGCCAGCTTCAGCCTGTCCGCGAGAGTCATACCTACGCGTACTAACCGATGCGTGGTTTTTGAGCAAGCCCCTATCGCTTCAGTTCGTTGCCTCGCGCCGCAGCTCGCCAGGACTCTATGGACATGTTTGAGGCAGACCCAAAGGCAGTAGGCGAGCGAATCCGCCGCGCACGCACCGAAGCGGGGATCACGAACGCCAGCGAGTTTGCGCGCGCGATCGGTGTCCAACCGAACTCGGTCTATCGCTACGAGAGGGGAGAACAGCTCATCTCCTCTGAGATCCTGACTCGCGTGGCCATGGTGACCGGTCGCTCGATGGAGTGGCTCATGGCCGGGAGCTCTGAGCCTACCGGTCTCGCCCTCGCGTCCTGGCTGGAGACCCCCACGGGCCGGAGCGCCACGCCGGACGAAGTCGCGTGGCTCCGGCGCGTCGACCCTGAAGGACTGTTGCCAAACCACACGTTCTTCGACTTGCTTCTGAGCGCCAGGAGACATGGCCTGGGCGCGCAGGACGCCGTGAAGACGGTGGCTGCTGAAAAGAAGTCACGAAACCCCTGACCGAGCGTCAGTCGGATGGGTCGCATCTCGTCTGATCCCCCCGAAACGGGAGGAGCACGACGGTGCTGGATGAACTCAAGCTTGCGTCACGACTCGGTTTCTTGCTGGTCTGTGACGTCACCCTCGAGACTGAAACGGATCGTTCTGGCCGCGTTCTCAGGTTCAATCCAGACGCTCCCGAAGACCTCCTAAGGCGCTCAGTCGTAAGGAGCCTCACAGAGGCATTCGAACCTCCCGGTTCAGTTCATACCTTGACGTACTAACCGATAAGTGCCTAACTTCGTCTCCTCAGAGGAGGGCAGGACGATGATGGGACGAATCGAAGGGTGCGTGGAGCTGGGTGGAGTTCGGGTTCACCTGCGCGTGGAGGGCCGGCTTGTCCGGGTGGTGGTCGACGGGGGGGAGCGGAGCGAGCTCACCCGGGACGTGCTCGTCGCGGTGGACCGGGGGGCGCGGGCGACGGTGCTCGAGGACGCGTCGAGCGAGGTGGCCCGGGTGCGGCTGCTCGAGCGGTGGGGGCCGGCGGTGGTGGCGGCGGTGGCGGACGCGACCGTCGAGGCGCCGAGCCAGGTGGGCGAGGACGTCCTCGATGCGGTGGGCGAGCGCCGCGGGGTGGTTCTCGCGTTCCCCGCGGTCGTCGACGGGGAGCTGGCGGCGTGAAGCGGGTGTGCTTCTACGTGCCCGAGGACGGCTACGTCGAGGGCGTGGGCTACCGGGTCTCGATGGTGACGGAGGGCGAACCGGGCCACCGCCCGACCGGAGACTGGCCGGTCCCGGCCGGCGGAGTCCGACCCTACTTCTACGGGCACGACCTCGAGAAGGCCCGGGAGCGGGCGCGTCGCCAGAACGCACGCTTCGGGCTGAGCGACGACGTCGTCGCCGCGATCGTGGAGTCGTCGATCGGCGCGCAGCTACGGGCTGAGCGAGGTGCTCGATGAAGCGCGGCGAACTGGAGATCGCGCTCCGCTCGCTGCGCGCGGTGCTCGAGCAGCAGCGCGAGCGCGGCCCGGTCGCCGTCTCCGAGCCGGAGTCGCCCGGGACGACGCTCTACCTCCAGGGCCGGCGTGAGGGCCTGGGAATCGCGATCGGGCTCATCTCCGACGCGCTGGGGGAGTCATGAAGCTGCGCGTGGAGGTGACCCAGGAGGACCTCGACGAGGGGACGCGGCTGCACGCCTGCGATTGCCCGGTCGGTCGGGCGCTCCGGCGCGCGCTGCTCGCGGCGGGCGTCGCCCTCGACGGCAGCGCGATGCCGGTCACGGTGGCTCCGGACGGGACGCGCGACATCCCGGACGTGGTGGTCTACGGCGCCGACGGGATGCTGCGCGCCGAGCTCCCGGCCGGCGCGGTCCAGCTCGTCGACGACTTCGACCAGGCGCGCGCGCTCGCCCCGCTCACGTTCGACCTCGAGGTCGAGCCATGGTGAGCGCGCGTTGGGTGAAGTGCCCTCGGTGCGACAGCGAGGCGCGCGGCGGCTTCGAGTGGCGCGGCCGACCGTCGACGGTCTGCGAGGACTGCCGCGCCAAGGAGACGCCGGCGCCGGACCCGCTCGCCGGCGAGCAGCGCGTCCGAGCGGTGCTGACCTTCGATCTCGAGCTGGACGGGCCCGGTCCGTACAGCGAGGAGGATCGGCACCACGCGCTCGAGTGCCTGTTGGCGATGGGTGGGCTGCCGACGGTGACGCGCTTCCTCCGCGTCCAGGAGCCTCGGCCCGTCTCTGAGTCGGGCGACTTCTTCGAGCAGCCCGAGCACGACGGCTTCGCGCCGGTTCGGAGGCGTCGATGAGCGTCCTCGGTTTGCGGCGTCGACAGCTCCGCGCGCGCGCGGTGGAGCTCCTCACGCACTTCCTGCAGCACGCCGGCTTCGTGCCCCACGCGGGCGAGGTGGACGACCTGGTGGAGGCCATCGTCGGCGAAGCCCAGGCCGTAGGCGAGCCGGTGGTGGTCGCCTTCGCGCTCAGCGGGGAGGCAGCCGAGCGGCTCGTCGCCGAGCACGGCGCCCCAGGTCGGGTCTCGGAGCTGCTGCGCGTGCGGCTGACAGGAGCCCTGACGCGCCCCGGCTCCTGGGAAGCGCAGCACGTCGAGGCGCTGCTGGCGGGGGAGTCATGAAGACGCGCCATCGGCCGACGCTCTGTCCTGGGTGCGGATGCCTCCTGAGCTCGTCTGAGGACCCGCTGCGCCCGGAGCGCAGGCCTCAGCGCGGAAACCTCTGTCTCTGCCGACATTGCGGCGTGCTGCTGACGTACCGGGAGGACCTCACGCTCGAGCGGGTCAGCGCTGAGCGTGAGGCAGCGCTCAGCCCGAAGGTGAAGGCTGGCCTCGAGGTGGCGCGCCGGACGCGCGAGGCGGAGGTAGCGCGCGCGCTGGTGATCAGGAGCTACATCGACGAGGCCGAGGGCGGCTACGTGCCGATCGTCGAGTACGGCAACCCCGGTGAGCCCCTCCACGTCGAGCGCTTGCCCATGCTCGCGACGAAGGCGGAGGCGAGGACCCTCCTCGAGCTGATCAACGCGAGGGTGCGCGCGTTCGCCGAGCGGCAGGGGACGCCCGTCGTGGTCGACCGGCGCACGAGCTGGGGCGCGCCCGTGCGGGGGAAGGCGTGATCGTGGTCCGGTGCGACGCGGACGGGTGCTCCGCGGAGGCGCGCATCCCGCCGCGCACGGGCGACCGCGGGGTTCCTCCGCTCCCGCAGGGATGGCTCCCGAGCGTCTTCTACCCCCGCGGTCTCGACCGCAGCCGACGCACCGAGCGGCAGCCGTGGCGGATGCAGCACTACTGCCCCGGGTGCGCCGCGGGGCGTCTCGCCGATCTCGCGAGGGGGGCATGAGCGCCGCCGCGGAGCAGCTCCCGCCGTGCACCGCGCCCTGCACTCGGTGCGCGCGCGGATGGGTGGGCGGCCAGGAGTGTCGCGCGTGCCTCGGCTCGGGGCTGCGCCACGCGGACGTGGACGAGCGCGCGCGGCCCTTGCCCTCGGGAGCCATCGAACAGGTCACCGATCGACTCGTCCGCGAGTTCGTCCGCCGCCGCCGGACGGACGCGCAGTACGAGGCGGGCGCGGTCGCGCGCGCGCTCCGGCTCGAGGCGCCGGAGGCCGTCCTGCCGATGCTGCTGGGGCGTGGGTACGAGGCTGAGGACGCTCGCGCGCTCGCCACCCACGTGGTCGCCGCCGTCGAGGAGCGCGCGGCCGTGCTCGGCCTGTGGGTCCGGAGCCGCGAGGGCGCCGAGCGGGCGTCGCTCCGCGCGTGGACCTGGAAGGCGCGGGAGGCGATCAAGTGACCGACTGGACCAAGCTACGCGAGGACCTGGCGGCGGCGCGGGAGGCGGCCGAGCTGGCCGCGCAGGGCGACGACGGCGGCTCGTCGAACTTCGATGACGTGCGCCTCTTCGGCGTGCGCTGGAGCAAGAGGGCGGCGGGCGTGGCCGAGGAGGCAGGGCTCCGCGCACGGCGCGCCACCTGGCTTCGCCGCGCCTGCATCAGCCTCGAGCTGCCCGGGACGGGGCAGGGACACACGAGGACGCGCGCAGCCGAGGCCCTCGCGCGCGTGCTGCGCGGGCGCGGCTGGGACGCGAGCGTCTTCTACATGGCCGACTGAGCTGGAGGGACAGATGGACGAGTTGACGAACAGGGTGATGACGGTCGCCGCGCTCGGACGGCGCGGCATGGAGATCGAGCAGGCCATGGGGCGCGCGCGCGAGCTGCACGCGGACCCGGCCTACACGGAGGAGCTCGAGCGGCGCCGGCAGGCGCTGCGCGCGCTGGACGCGAAGACGCTCGTCGAGCGCGGACACCTCGCGGGGCTGTTCCCGGAGGAGCTGGGCGACGTAGAGGCGCTGGCCCGGCACGAGGCGGCCCAGGCGCTCTCGGGGAGGGTCGAGTGATGAAGCCGAGCAGGATCGTCCGTCTCTCCGCGAGCAACGTGAAGCGGCTGCGGGCCGTCGAGATCGAGCCCGACGGCTCGCTCGTGGTGATCGCCGGCCGCAACGGCCAGGGCAAGAGCAGCGTCCTCGACTCGATCTGGATGGCCCTGGGCGGCCGGCGAAGCTTCCCGCCGCGCCCGGTGCGAGACGGGGCCGAGGAGGCGTGCGTGGAGCTCGAGCTCGACACGGGGCTCGTGGTGACGCGCCGGATCAAGCCCGACGGGCAGACCGCGTTGCAGGTGGCCACCCAGGAGGGGGCTCGGTTCCCGTCGCCGCAGGCCATGCTCGACGCGCTGGTGGGCGAGCTGAGCTTCGACCCGCTGGACTTCGCGCGGCGCAAGCCGGCCGAGCAGCGCGAGCTGCTCCGAAAGCTCGTCGGCCTGGACCTCTCCGAGCTCGAGGAGCGGCGCGTGCGTTTCTACGACGAGCGGTCGGACGCGAACCGGGAGGCGAAGCGGCTGGCAGGGGAGATCAGCGGCGTGCCTCACCACCGTGACGCTCCGGACGAGGAGGTCAGCGTGGCGGCCCTGGCCGCCGAGCTGCGCACCGCCCAGGAGGCGCGGCGCGAGCTGGACGAGGCGACGCGCGAGGTGGACAAGGCGCAAGCCAACCTCGATGGGGTGCTCGGCGCCGCGGACGAGCTGCGCCACAAGCTCGCGGCCCTGGAGACGGAGCTCGCGCTCCTGCGCGGGCGCCTGACGCGTTGCGAGGAGCAGGTGGTCCCCGAGCACGAGGAGGCGCTGAGCGAGAAGCGCCGCCGCGCCGACGAGCTGCGCGCGCGCGTGCCGGAGCTCGAGCCCATCCAGGAGCGGCTCGCGGGCGCGGAGGAGGCGAACCAGAAGGTGCGGGACAACCGCCGCCGCACCCAGCTCAAGGAGCGCTACGAAGCGGAGGCCGAGCACGCGCGCGCGCTCACCGAGCAGATCGAGGCGGTGGACCGGGAGAAGGCCGAAGCCATCGCCGCCGCGAGCTACCCGCTGGAGGGGCTCGGCGTCGGCGACGAGGGTGTGCTCCTGGACGGCGTGCCGTTCGAGCAGGCCAGCTCGGCCGAGCAGCTGCGGGCGTCGGTCGCGATCGGCCTGGCGCTCAACCCGCAGCTCAAGGTGCTGCTCGTGCGGGACGGGTCGCTGCTCGACTCCGATTCGCTGCGCCTGCTGGGGGAGCTCGCCAGCGCCGCGGACGCGCAGGTGTGGGTCGAGCGCGTCGACGAGTCGGCCCTCATGGGCGTCGTGATCGAGGACGGCGCGGTGCGCGGCGCGGAGGCGGCAACGTGACCCACTACCGGCAATTCTTCGACTCCGACTACATCGGCCACTGGGACCTCGAGGGAGGCCGCGACACGCCGGTCACGATCACGCGCGTGAAGGGCGACACCGTCGAGGGCGAGAAGGGGCGCAAGGCGCGGAAGATCATCCTCTTCTTCGCCGAGCTCGAGAAGCCCTTCGTCTGCAACGTGACGAACGCGAAGACGATCGCGGCCATCTACGGAACGGACGTGCTGACCTGGGCGCAGAAGCCGATCACCCTCTGCCTCGGCGAAGCGCGAAACCCGTCCACGGGGGAGATGGGCCCGTGCCTGCGGGTGCGGCCGACGCCGCCGAAGATGCCACGCCGCGAGGGTGCGCAGCGCCGCGAGCGCGAGGCGCCGCCCGCGATCGTAGAGCTCCGAGCGTGCGCGGCCGCGGAGGCGCTGGTGGAGCTGCTCGCTCGGCACGCGCCGTTCTTCGTCGAGCACCACAAGAAGGCGTGGCCCATCGTCGAGGCGCGGTGCGCGGAGCTCGGCCTGCCGCTCGAGCGCGCGGTCGAGGCCGTCGCCGCCGCTCGGAGCCAGGGGTGAGCGAGGCCGCAGCGTGGGAGCCCGTGCACTTCTCGCGGCTCAAGCTCCTGGCGCAGAGCCCGGCGCACTACCGGGTGGGCCACGCTGCGCGCAAAGAGACGGCCGCCATGCGCTTCGGGACCGCCGTCCACGTGCTGGCGCTGCGGGGTGAGATCGTCGTCTTCGACGGCGAGCGCGCCGGCAACAGGTGGGCGGCGTTCAAGGAGCTCGTGGCCGGCGCGGAGCCGTACGTCTACGACGGCCCGCACCGAGGCAACGCGTGGAAGTGGGCCAAGGAGGAGGCGCAGGGCCGCCCCATCGTGACGAGCGAGGACGTCGCTGCCGCCGCCGCCGGGCGGGCGATCCAGGGGCAGCGCCTCGCGGCCGGTCGCTACCTCTCGCCGATCGTCACCACGGCGGAGTACGACGTGGCGGCGCGCGTCGCGGAGAAGGTGCGGACGCACGCGGTGGCTGGCGAGCTGCTCGACGGAATGCACGAGCAGCCGCTGCGCTGGGACCGGGCGGGCCGGGCGTGCGCCGGGACGCTCGACGTGATGGGTCCGCGGCGAATCGTCGACCTGAAGACGACCACGAAGGCGGACCCCGAGTGGTTCCCGCACCACGGTCGCAAGCTGCACTACCACGCGCAGCTGGACTGGTACGCGGGCGGAGCACGCGAGAACGGCCACATCACCGACGCGTGCTTCATCGTGGCCGTCGAGACGACGGAGCCGCACGCGGTGACCGCGTTCGAGCTGTCCGAGCGCGCGCTCGAGGCGGGCGCTCGACAGACGCACCTCTGGCTCGAGCGGCTGAAGGGGTGCGAGGCCGCGGACGAGTGGCCCGAGTACGTGCAGAGCGTCGTGCCGTTCGACCTGCCCGACGACGACTTCTTTTCGACGCTCACGGGCCTGTGAGCGAGCCACCTGGAGGGACGATGCAAAAGGAAAAGGGACCGATCTATCGAGGCGAGGACAAGGACGTGAGGCTGTCGGCGCTGCGCCCGAGCCCCACCAACCCGCGCACCGTCTACGAGGACATCGACGGGCTCGCCGCCTCCATCGCGGCGAACGGACTCATGACGCGCCTCTGGACGCGCGAGAGTCCGGA contains:
- a CDS encoding helix-turn-helix transcriptional regulator; amino-acid sequence: MFEADPKAVGERIRRARTEAGITNASEFARAIGVQPNSVYRYERGEQLISSEILTRVAMVTGRSMEWLMAGSSEPTGLALASWLETPTGRSATPDEVAWLRRVDPEGLLPNHTFFDLLLSARRHGLGAQDAVKTVAAEKKSRNP
- a CDS encoding AAA family ATPase, whose amino-acid sequence is MKPSRIVRLSASNVKRLRAVEIEPDGSLVVIAGRNGQGKSSVLDSIWMALGGRRSFPPRPVRDGAEEACVELELDTGLVVTRRIKPDGQTALQVATQEGARFPSPQAMLDALVGELSFDPLDFARRKPAEQRELLRKLVGLDLSELEERRVRFYDERSDANREAKRLAGEISGVPHHRDAPDEEVSVAALAAELRTAQEARRELDEATREVDKAQANLDGVLGAADELRHKLAALETELALLRGRLTRCEEQVVPEHEEALSEKRRRADELRARVPELEPIQERLAGAEEANQKVRDNRRRTQLKERYEAEAEHARALTEQIEAVDREKAEAIAAASYPLEGLGVGDEGVLLDGVPFEQASSAEQLRASVAIGLALNPQLKVLLVRDGSLLDSDSLRLLGELASAADAQVWVERVDESALMGVVIEDGAVRGAEAAT
- a CDS encoding PD-(D/E)XK nuclease-like domain-containing protein, producing MSEAAAWEPVHFSRLKLLAQSPAHYRVGHAARKETAAMRFGTAVHVLALRGEIVVFDGERAGNRWAAFKELVAGAEPYVYDGPHRGNAWKWAKEEAQGRPIVTSEDVAAAAAGRAIQGQRLAAGRYLSPIVTTAEYDVAARVAEKVRTHAVAGELLDGMHEQPLRWDRAGRACAGTLDVMGPRRIVDLKTTTKADPEWFPHHGRKLHYHAQLDWYAGGARENGHITDACFIVAVETTEPHAVTAFELSERALEAGARQTHLWLERLKGCEAADEWPEYVQSVVPFDLPDDDFFSTLTGL